Proteins from one Spirochaetaceae bacterium genomic window:
- a CDS encoding PIN domain-containing protein, protein MPLLNLDTHILVHALTGDLRPAEESLLIEHDWGVAAIVFWELAKLSQLGRLDVDLGDAEVQSVLASLHIWPLDLDVARASIDLDFRGDPADELIAATSVVHNIPLLTRDRQMLKSTRVPLARQ, encoded by the coding sequence ATGCCGCTGCTGAATCTTGATACGCACATTCTCGTGCACGCCCTCACCGGCGACCTGAGACCTGCGGAGGAGTCGCTGCTGATCGAGCACGACTGGGGAGTGGCGGCTATCGTCTTCTGGGAGCTGGCGAAGTTGTCGCAGCTTGGCCGGCTCGACGTCGATCTCGGCGACGCCGAGGTCCAGAGTGTGCTGGCCAGCCTGCACATTTGGCCGCTCGACCTCGACGTAGCCCGGGCCTCGATCGACCTGGACTTTCGCGGCGACCCGGCCGACGAGCTGATCGCGGCGACCAGCGTGGTGCACAACATCCCCCTGCTGACTCGAGACCGGCAGATGCTGAAGTCGACGCGGGTACCGCTGGCGCGACAGTGA
- a CDS encoding ABC transporter permease, which translates to MQAYVIRRLLLMVPTLLILSALVFLSVRFIPGDIIDAMQMRTDSLRSLDREQLERMLGIDQPIHIQYVRWLGDILLRGTLGKSLLGKVTVEAKIWRRVGPTFQLGLMALVIAMVIALPVGIFSAIRQDTAGDYAGRTVAVLGLATPNFWLALMVIIYPALWWDWSPPIIMVRFLDDPWESLGVFIIPSIILGTALSAGTMRITRTMMLEVLRQDYVRTAWAKGLRERMVVLRHAIKNAMIPVLSAIGLAVPLLVGGSVIIENMFNLPGMGQMMLVALEDRDYPVVSGVNLFFGTGVLVINLIIDLLYVSLDPRVRYR; encoded by the coding sequence TTGCAAGCCTACGTGATCAGGAGACTCCTGCTGATGGTGCCGACGCTGCTGATCCTCAGCGCGCTGGTGTTCCTCTCGGTCCGCTTCATTCCCGGAGACATCATCGACGCCATGCAGATGCGGACGGACTCCCTCAGGTCCCTCGACCGCGAGCAGTTGGAGCGGATGCTCGGGATCGATCAGCCGATCCATATCCAGTACGTTCGCTGGCTCGGCGACATCCTCCTGCGCGGCACGCTGGGCAAATCCCTGCTCGGCAAGGTCACCGTCGAAGCCAAGATCTGGAGGCGCGTGGGACCGACGTTCCAACTGGGGCTGATGGCGCTCGTCATCGCCATGGTCATCGCCCTGCCGGTCGGCATCTTCTCGGCCATTCGTCAGGACACCGCCGGCGACTACGCCGGCAGAACGGTGGCGGTGTTGGGGCTGGCCACGCCCAACTTCTGGCTGGCGCTGATGGTGATCATCTATCCCGCCCTATGGTGGGACTGGTCACCGCCCATCATCATGGTGCGGTTCCTCGACGATCCGTGGGAGAGCCTGGGCGTCTTCATCATCCCCAGCATCATTCTCGGCACCGCCCTCTCGGCCGGCACGATGCGGATTACCCGCACGATGATGCTCGAGGTGCTGCGCCAGGACTACGTGCGCACGGCGTGGGCCAAGGGGCTGCGCGAGCGGATGGTCGTGCTACGCCACGCCATCAAGAACGCGATGATCCCGGTGTTGTCCGCCATCGGCTTGGCGGTGCCGCTGTTGGTGGGCGGCTCGGTGATCATCGAGAACATGTTCAACCTGCCCGGCATGGGTCAGATGATGCTGGTGGCGCTGGAGGATCGCGACTACCCGGTCGTGTCCGGGGTGAACCTGTTCTTCGGCACCGGCGTGCTGGTCATCAACCTCATCATCGATCTGCTCTACGTCTCCCTGGACCCGCGGGTGCGGTACCGATAG
- a CDS encoding M20/M25/M40 family metallo-hydrolase — protein MIDRAIEDLMTLLPIEGPPAREGRVAEHLRGALIEIGVPEADIHVDQAQEQSEYGGDTGNLIVRMDGNRGGQRLMFSTHMDTVPDAVGCIPRLDRENNRIVNDAEGRALGGDNRTSCAVLLHLARALVENGGDHQPITLVFFIQEEVGLVGARGMDLSMLGDSLPEMCFNLDGGRSDVGVTAVIGTERFTIEVTGIASHAGQPGGGVSAAIIAAQALAEIEQGGWQSVIDQPDGKGSANVGIVRGGQGTNVVMPSMHILAEARSHDPAFRKKIIATWKAAFVRSAESVHNERGENGTVAFGPGPTYEAFALNDDAPVVQRYLSGVKACGMDPKTVSNDGGMDANWIVTHGIPTVTFGAGQRDVHTSDEWIALEDFAAACRLVTQLAEVV, from the coding sequence ATGATTGACCGTGCCATTGAAGACCTGATGACCTTGCTCCCAATCGAAGGCCCGCCGGCACGTGAAGGTCGCGTTGCCGAGCATCTGCGTGGCGCACTCATTGAGATCGGTGTTCCCGAGGCGGACATCCACGTCGACCAGGCGCAGGAGCAGAGCGAGTACGGAGGCGATACGGGCAATCTGATTGTCCGGATGGATGGCAATCGAGGCGGGCAGCGGCTGATGTTCAGCACGCATATGGATACGGTGCCTGATGCGGTTGGCTGCATTCCTCGTCTCGATCGGGAAAATAACCGCATTGTCAATGATGCCGAAGGCAGGGCGCTTGGAGGTGACAATCGGACCTCCTGCGCAGTGCTGCTTCACCTGGCCCGGGCTCTCGTCGAGAACGGGGGAGACCATCAACCGATCACGCTGGTCTTCTTTATCCAAGAGGAAGTTGGGCTCGTCGGGGCCAGAGGGATGGATCTTTCGATGCTTGGCGATTCCCTGCCCGAGATGTGCTTCAATCTGGACGGCGGTCGGTCGGATGTGGGCGTGACGGCCGTGATCGGCACCGAGCGCTTTACGATCGAGGTAACTGGAATCGCGTCACATGCGGGGCAGCCGGGCGGCGGCGTGTCAGCGGCCATCATCGCGGCGCAGGCGCTCGCCGAGATCGAGCAGGGAGGATGGCAGAGCGTGATCGATCAGCCGGATGGGAAAGGGTCGGCGAACGTGGGTATCGTGCGAGGTGGCCAGGGAACGAACGTGGTGATGCCTTCGATGCATATCCTGGCGGAGGCCCGATCACACGATCCAGCGTTTCGGAAGAAGATCATCGCTACGTGGAAGGCGGCTTTCGTGAGGTCCGCTGAGAGCGTTCATAACGAACGGGGCGAGAACGGGACAGTCGCGTTCGGACCTGGCCCGACCTACGAGGCGTTCGCTCTCAACGATGATGCCCCCGTGGTTCAACGCTATCTGAGTGGAGTGAAGGCCTGCGGGATGGATCCGAAGACCGTAAGCAACGACGGCGGGATGGATGCGAACTGGATTGTCACGCACGGGATTCCGACAGTGACATTCGGGGCGGGACAGCGAGATGTACATACGTCGGATGAGTGGATTGCCTTGGAGGACTTTGCGGCGGCATGTCGTCTTGTAACACAGCTGGCGGAGGTTGTGTAA
- a CDS encoding NAD-dependent epimerase/dehydratase family protein has protein sequence MEDDHIRKQRRMSILITGGTGWVGTGLAHRLVERGEDVILFDIAPRIEGVADIKNNVKVVQGDQKIWPEVLNVVKENNVEGVFHLGTIPSFPLRPWIVCEGNVAGIMHVLEAARLFGVKRVVFTSSMMTYSLGIPTETITDETLQRPASAYGVTKLYGELIGRYYRNTFDLDFRCIRYPNIFGPSVRISKELQYISWMIQSAALGRPAECPVSEDTKLPVLYYEDAMRATQMLYDAPKEQIETVCYNIVGVFPSLAAREVELTIKKFIPEAQFTYKPDPWVMDYYRSLNDYDDSRAREEWGWRPVYADFEKIVADFIKEVRSKPEYYSPALNT, from the coding sequence ATGGAGGACGATCACATAAGGAAGCAGAGAAGGATGTCTATACTTATTACCGGCGGAACAGGTTGGGTTGGTACTGGCCTGGCACATAGACTGGTAGAGAGGGGCGAGGACGTCATATTGTTTGACATCGCTCCGCGAATAGAGGGCGTCGCGGATATCAAGAACAACGTAAAGGTTGTCCAGGGAGACCAGAAGATCTGGCCTGAAGTGTTGAATGTTGTCAAGGAAAACAACGTAGAAGGCGTATTTCACCTTGGCACGATACCTAGCTTCCCGCTACGCCCCTGGATCGTTTGTGAAGGGAATGTCGCCGGAATAATGCATGTGCTGGAGGCGGCGCGACTGTTCGGGGTAAAGCGGGTGGTGTTTACCAGCAGTATGATGACCTATAGTCTGGGAATACCTACTGAAACTATCACCGATGAGACACTACAACGGCCTGCTAGCGCGTACGGTGTAACGAAGCTGTATGGTGAGCTTATTGGCAGATACTATCGGAACACCTTTGACCTTGACTTTCGCTGCATACGATACCCCAACATCTTTGGTCCCAGTGTCAGGATCAGCAAGGAGTTGCAATATATTTCCTGGATGATTCAAAGTGCGGCCCTGGGCAGGCCGGCTGAATGTCCTGTCAGCGAAGACACCAAACTTCCTGTCCTGTACTATGAAGATGCCATGCGCGCCACACAAATGCTGTATGATGCACCCAAGGAGCAAATAGAGACCGTCTGCTATAACATTGTAGGGGTGTTCCCATCACTAGCGGCCAGGGAGGTAGAACTGACTATAAAGAAGTTCATTCCGGAAGCTCAATTTACCTATAAGCCGGACCCATGGGTGATGGATTATTACCGCAGTCTCAATGACTACGATGATAGCCGGGCTCGTGAGGAATGGGGGTGGCGGCCAGTGTATGCGGATTTCGAAAAGATAGTGGCCGATTTCATTAAAGAAGTAAGATCGAAACCTGAGTACTACAGCCCGGCGTTAAACACATAA
- a CDS encoding ABC transporter substrate-binding protein, whose protein sequence is MVSRFVSMALAFALAATVSFAAGESDSAGAAAAADKKYVTDPTNGKVYTAPEYGGTLTYGASWEPPNSDAMIGGIGAGSAASGVVEKLGIANWGIDRSVNNLANEFLLEDHFAPALAESWDIPDPSTYIFHIRQGVRWHDKAPMNGRELTAEDVVYNIERWRTSDQNTRYPAMSWESVTATDKYTVEVKLVDPPLDALLVLIDDNIGFVNAPEVIEQHGDVADWRNLVGTGPFMLTDWVDGSSMTWVKNPDYWGHDEKYPENRLPYVDELVRLIMPDQATRISAMRTGQIDYLAHNSNGRFATVDPVDSLQRTNPELRVNAFYFTAGESAAFNVTKPPFDDIRVRHAIQMAVDLDTINNTYYKGWLRPEPMGSFQPFTGNAIPYAEWPEEVKQYYRYDPEAAEKLLDEAGYPRGADGIRFTISDIYRHATSTGYREIVQGYLAEIGVQTEIRQQDWSTMHANFKGGKGEYDGITNWGGQGTPWRPLVVLNAHTSGHANNASGLSDPEYDALFEALKVAATAEEHQRLAREADYWLVKNHIFMWGGLRPFFNVTQPWLQGFDGDYYMGVWNKNAVFARLWIDQALKREMGG, encoded by the coding sequence ATGGTTTCCAGATTCGTATCGATGGCACTGGCGTTCGCGCTGGCGGCCACCGTTTCGTTCGCCGCCGGCGAAAGCGACAGCGCCGGCGCGGCAGCCGCGGCCGACAAGAAGTACGTCACCGACCCCACCAACGGCAAGGTGTACACGGCGCCGGAGTATGGTGGGACGCTGACCTACGGCGCCTCGTGGGAGCCGCCGAACTCCGACGCGATGATCGGTGGTATCGGGGCAGGATCTGCCGCCAGCGGCGTGGTCGAGAAGCTCGGCATCGCCAACTGGGGCATCGATCGGAGCGTGAACAATCTCGCCAACGAGTTCCTGCTCGAAGACCACTTTGCCCCGGCTCTGGCCGAAAGCTGGGACATCCCCGACCCTTCGACCTATATCTTCCACATCCGTCAGGGCGTTCGCTGGCACGACAAGGCGCCGATGAACGGTCGCGAGCTGACCGCCGAGGACGTGGTGTACAACATCGAGCGCTGGCGCACCAGCGACCAGAACACCCGATACCCCGCGATGTCATGGGAATCGGTCACCGCCACCGACAAATACACGGTCGAGGTCAAGCTGGTAGATCCACCCCTCGATGCGCTGTTGGTGCTGATCGACGACAATATCGGGTTCGTAAACGCGCCCGAGGTGATTGAGCAGCACGGCGACGTCGCCGACTGGCGGAACCTGGTCGGTACCGGTCCCTTCATGCTGACGGACTGGGTCGACGGCAGCTCCATGACCTGGGTCAAGAACCCCGACTACTGGGGCCACGACGAGAAGTACCCCGAGAACCGCCTGCCCTACGTCGACGAGCTGGTCAGACTGATCATGCCTGACCAAGCGACACGCATCTCGGCCATGCGTACTGGCCAGATCGACTACCTTGCTCACAACAGCAACGGGCGGTTCGCGACGGTGGACCCGGTCGACAGCCTGCAGCGGACCAACCCCGAGCTGAGGGTGAACGCGTTTTATTTTACCGCGGGGGAGAGCGCTGCCTTCAACGTGACCAAGCCACCCTTCGACGACATCCGCGTGCGCCACGCCATACAGATGGCGGTCGACCTCGATACGATCAACAACACCTACTACAAGGGTTGGTTGCGGCCTGAACCCATGGGGTCGTTTCAGCCGTTCACCGGAAATGCGATTCCGTATGCGGAGTGGCCCGAGGAGGTCAAGCAGTACTACCGGTACGACCCGGAAGCTGCCGAGAAGCTCCTCGACGAGGCCGGGTATCCGCGCGGCGCCGACGGCATCCGATTCACGATCAGCGACATCTACAGACACGCCACAAGCACCGGGTATCGTGAGATCGTCCAAGGCTACCTTGCCGAGATCGGGGTCCAGACGGAGATCCGGCAACAGGACTGGTCTACGATGCACGCCAACTTCAAGGGTGGCAAGGGCGAGTATGACGGCATCACGAACTGGGGGGGTCAGGGCACTCCCTGGCGCCCTCTGGTTGTTCTGAACGCCCATACGTCGGGCCACGCCAACAACGCCTCCGGACTCAGTGACCCGGAGTACGACGCGCTGTTCGAGGCACTGAAAGTGGCTGCCACCGCGGAGGAACACCAGCGGCTCGCGAGAGAGGCCGATTACTGGCTCGTCAAGAACCACATCTTCATGTGGGGAGGCCTCAGACCTTTTTTCAACGTCACCCAGCCGTGGCTGCAGGGTTTCGACGGTGACTACTACATGGGGGTCTGGAACAAGAACGCCGTCTTCGCCCGCCTCTGGATCGATCAGGCGCTGAAGAGGGAAATGGGCGGCTAG
- a CDS encoding nucleotidyltransferase domain-containing protein has protein sequence MKAGVDKAREYAALVRAKLGDQVKQIVLFGSQARGDAVEGSDYDFLVVVDTRTPSVRDAILDAGVQMLNDYDELFAALVYSEEEWRELSRFPLGWNIQHEGRRV, from the coding sequence ATGAAGGCGGGTGTCGACAAAGCCAGAGAATACGCAGCGCTGGTTCGCGCGAAGCTCGGCGATCAGGTCAAACAAATCGTGTTGTTTGGTTCGCAGGCGCGCGGTGATGCTGTGGAAGGTTCCGACTACGATTTTCTGGTCGTAGTTGATACGCGCACGCCGTCCGTCCGCGACGCCATTCTGGACGCCGGAGTTCAGATGCTGAACGATTACGACGAACTGTTCGCGGCACTGGTGTACAGCGAGGAAGAGTGGCGCGAGCTTAGCCGATTTCCCCTAGGCTGGAACATTCAGCACGAAGGCAGACGCGTATGA
- a CDS encoding ABC transporter permease has translation MSDRQTTAVSEPKTRAGAAYFFARLWKEKPLGTASGIIIVLFALTAIFADVLAPYGMLEMSLADRLSGPSARFLLGTDHVGRDLLTRLIYGARVSLTVGLAATALNVVVAMVIGGASGFVGGNVDLATQRFVDAWVSIPGLLILLTIMSIVGQGLVQTIVVLGVTGGIGGSRVVRSAVIAIKENAYFQAAEAIGSSRWRTLVWHVVPNIVAPVIIVFSINIGAVIISEASLSFLGFGLPLEVPSWGGMLSREGREYMEQAPWLAFWPGIFLTVLVYSLNMFGDAVRDLLDPRLRGGGGRLGREPAKKA, from the coding sequence ATGAGTGACAGACAGACCACCGCGGTGAGCGAGCCGAAGACCCGCGCCGGCGCCGCCTACTTCTTCGCCCGGCTATGGAAGGAGAAACCCCTGGGAACCGCCAGCGGGATCATCATCGTGCTGTTCGCGCTGACCGCCATCTTCGCCGACGTGCTGGCTCCCTACGGAATGCTGGAGATGAGCCTGGCCGATCGGCTCAGCGGCCCCTCGGCGCGCTTTCTGCTCGGCACCGATCATGTCGGACGCGACCTGCTGACGCGCCTGATCTACGGCGCCCGTGTTTCGCTGACCGTTGGCCTGGCCGCGACCGCCCTCAACGTCGTGGTCGCCATGGTGATCGGCGGTGCCTCCGGATTCGTTGGCGGTAACGTGGACTTGGCGACGCAACGATTCGTCGACGCCTGGGTGTCGATACCCGGACTGCTGATCCTGTTGACCATCATGTCCATCGTCGGGCAGGGGCTGGTGCAGACCATCGTGGTCCTTGGCGTTACCGGCGGCATCGGCGGCTCGAGGGTGGTCCGCAGCGCCGTCATCGCGATCAAGGAGAACGCGTACTTTCAGGCGGCTGAGGCGATTGGGTCCTCGCGATGGAGGACGCTCGTGTGGCACGTCGTGCCCAACATCGTCGCTCCCGTAATCATCGTGTTCAGCATCAACATCGGTGCGGTGATCATCAGTGAGGCGTCGCTGAGCTTTCTCGGCTTCGGTCTGCCACTGGAGGTTCCGAGCTGGGGTGGTATGCTGAGCCGCGAAGGGCGCGAGTACATGGAGCAGGCGCCGTGGCTGGCGTTCTGGCCCGGTATCTTCCTGACCGTGCTGGTCTACAGCCTGAACATGTTCGGCGACGCGGTGCGCGACCTGCTCGACCCGCGCCTGCGGGGCGGCGGCGGCCGCCTCGGCCGCGAGCCGGCAAAGAAGGCATAG
- a CDS encoding ABC transporter permease, with protein sequence MRAYVIRRVLLVVPTLLILSMIVFLLVRFIPGDVIDAMQADFAFTAGEIDREALERKLGLDQPIPVQYARWLGDIVLHGSLGQSLLGRFSVNEKIAGRLPVTIQLGVTALVIGLLIALPVGIYSAIRQDTTPDYVGRSVAVIGLATPNFWLALMVMLYPAIWWGWSPPMRLIRFSADPLGNLGMFIIPGAILGTAMAAATMRMTRTMMLEVLRQDYVRTAWSKGLKERAVVVRHAVKNAIIPVITLVGLQLPILVGGSVIMENIFNLPGLGRLMLNALEDRDYTVVSGINLLFGSFVVVGNVLIDLTYGFLDPRIRYE encoded by the coding sequence ATGAGAGCGTACGTCATCAGAAGGGTGCTGCTGGTCGTCCCCACGCTCCTGATCCTGAGCATGATCGTCTTTCTGCTGGTCCGGTTCATCCCCGGCGATGTCATCGACGCCATGCAGGCGGACTTTGCCTTCACCGCCGGCGAGATCGACCGCGAAGCTCTCGAGCGCAAGCTCGGCTTGGACCAGCCCATTCCCGTGCAGTACGCGCGCTGGCTGGGCGACATCGTGCTGCACGGGAGCCTGGGCCAATCACTGCTCGGCCGCTTCTCCGTAAACGAGAAGATAGCGGGCAGGTTGCCGGTGACGATTCAGCTCGGCGTGACGGCGCTGGTGATCGGGCTGCTGATCGCCCTGCCGGTGGGCATCTACTCGGCGATCCGCCAGGATACCACCCCCGACTACGTGGGACGCTCGGTTGCCGTCATCGGCCTGGCAACGCCCAACTTCTGGCTGGCGCTGATGGTCATGCTGTACCCGGCAATCTGGTGGGGCTGGTCACCGCCGATGCGGCTCATCCGGTTCAGCGCCGACCCGCTGGGGAACCTGGGGATGTTCATCATTCCCGGCGCCATCCTGGGAACGGCGATGGCCGCGGCCACCATGCGCATGACCCGCACCATGATGCTGGAGGTGCTGCGGCAGGACTATGTCCGCACCGCCTGGTCCAAGGGTCTGAAGGAGCGGGCGGTGGTCGTGCGGCACGCGGTCAAGAACGCCATCATTCCGGTGATTACGCTGGTGGGCTTGCAGCTTCCCATCCTGGTGGGCGGCTCGGTCATCATGGAGAACATCTTCAACCTGCCTGGGCTCGGTCGCCTGATGCTGAATGCTCTCGAAGACCGAGACTACACGGTGGTCTCGGGAATCAACCTGCTGTTTGGCAGCTTCGTCGTGGTGGGGAACGTGCTCATCGACCTGACGTATGGGTTCCTCGATCCGAGAATCCGCTATGAGTGA
- a CDS encoding ABC transporter substrate-binding protein — MVSKFVSMALAFALAATVSFAAGESDSAGAAAAADKKYVTDPTNGKVYTAPEYGGTLTYGASWEPPNSDAMIGGIGAGSAASGVVEKLGIANWGIDRSVNNLANEFLLEDHFAPALAESWDIPDPSTYIFHIRQGVRWHDKAPMNGRELTAEDVVYNIERWRTSDQNTRYPAMSWESVTATDKYTVEVKLVDPPLDALLVLIDDNIGFVNAPEVIEQHGDVADWRNLVGTGPFMLTDWVDGSSMTWVKNPDYWGHDEKYPENRLPYIDELVRLIMPDQATRVSAMRTGQIDYLAHNGHGQFFTVDPIDSLQRTNPELRVNAYYFRGGESAAFNVTKPPFDDIRVRHAIQMAVDLDTINNTYYKGWLRPEPMGSFQPFTGNAIPYAEWPEEVKQYYRYDPEAAEKLLDEAGYPRGADGIRFTISDIIANPASIGHREIVQGYLAEIGVQVEIRQMDWPTFQASFRGGKGEYDGIGNWSQGTPYRPLIILPHKASGADNNVPGLSDPEYDALIEQLSVAATAEEYQRLGREADYWLVKNHIFMWGGLNPWFNVTQPWLQGFDGDFYMGVWNKNAVYARLWIDQALKKEMGG; from the coding sequence ATGGTTTCCAAATTCGTATCGATGGCACTGGCGTTCGCGCTGGCGGCCACCGTTTCGTTCGCCGCCGGCGAAAGCGACAGCGCCGGCGCGGCAGCCGCGGCCGACAAGAAGTACGTCACCGACCCCACCAACGGCAAGGTGTACACGGCGCCGGAGTATGGTGGGACGCTGACCTACGGCGCCTCGTGGGAGCCGCCGAACTCCGACGCGATGATCGGTGGTATCGGGGCAGGATCTGCCGCCAGCGGCGTGGTCGAGAAGCTCGGCATCGCCAACTGGGGCATCGATCGGAGCGTGAACAATCTCGCCAACGAGTTCCTGCTCGAAGACCACTTTGCCCCGGCTCTGGCCGAAAGCTGGGACATCCCCGACCCTTCGACCTATATCTTCCACATCCGTCAGGGCGTTCGCTGGCACGACAAGGCGCCGATGAACGGTCGCGAGCTGACCGCCGAGGACGTGGTGTACAACATCGAGCGCTGGCGCACCAGCGACCAGAACACCCGATACCCCGCGATGTCATGGGAATCGGTCACCGCCACCGACAAATACACGGTCGAGGTCAAGCTGGTAGATCCACCCCTCGATGCGCTGTTGGTGCTGATCGACGACAATATCGGGTTCGTAAACGCGCCCGAGGTGATTGAGCAGCACGGCGACGTCGCCGACTGGCGGAACCTGGTCGGTACCGGTCCCTTCATGCTGACGGACTGGGTCGACGGCAGCTCCATGACCTGGGTCAAGAATCCCGACTACTGGGGCCACGACGAGAAATACCCCGAGAACCGCCTGCCCTACATCGACGAGCTGGTCAGACTGATCATGCCAGACCAAGCGACGCGCGTATCGGCCATGCGCACCGGCCAGATCGACTACCTGGCGCACAACGGCCACGGTCAGTTCTTTACGGTGGACCCGATCGACAGCCTGCAGCGGACCAACCCCGAGCTGAGGGTGAACGCGTACTATTTTCGGGGCGGCGAGAGCGCTGCCTTCAACGTGACCAAGCCACCCTTCGACGACATCCGCGTGCGCCACGCCATACAGATGGCGGTCGACCTCGATACGATCAACAACACCTACTACAAGGGTTGGTTGCGGCCTGAACCCATGGGGTCGTTTCAGCCGTTCACCGGAAATGCGATTCCGTATGCGGAGTGGCCCGAGGAGGTCAAGCAGTACTACCGGTACGACCCGGAAGCTGCCGAGAAGCTCCTCGACGAGGCCGGGTATCCGCGCGGCGCCGACGGCATCCGATTCACGATCAGCGACATCATCGCCAACCCCGCGAGTATCGGGCATCGTGAGATCGTCCAGGGCTACCTTGCCGAGATCGGGGTCCAGGTTGAGATCCGGCAAATGGATTGGCCTACGTTCCAGGCCAGCTTCCGGGGTGGCAAGGGCGAGTATGACGGCATCGGCAACTGGAGTCAGGGAACCCCATATCGCCCTCTCATTATTCTGCCCCACAAGGCGTCCGGGGCCGACAATAACGTCCCCGGACTCAGTGACCCGGAGTACGACGCACTGATCGAGCAACTGAGCGTGGCTGCCACCGCGGAGGAATATCAGCGGCTCGGCAGAGAGGCCGATTACTGGCTCGTCAAGAACCACATCTTCATGTGGGGAGGCCTGAATCCATGGTTCAACGTCACCCAGCCCTGGCTGCAGGGCTTCGACGGTGACTTCTACATGGGGGTCTGGAACAAGAACGCCGTCTACGCCCGTCTCTGGATCGACCAGGCGCTGAAGAAAGAAATGGGCGGCTAG
- a CDS encoding fatty acid desaturase, translated as MQLKAPAREFPPLERVRRDLRVKWYRCPIEPAKLRELMRRSDLQGAFQTLGHLGLWAACGAAVAWFFTQGTWLSFAIALWCQGTVGTFLRGLGTHELGHGTVFRTKWLNKFFLVPMSMLTWWSYHEYAMSHTYHHRYTLYPEGDREVVLPIDLPLKPLQILQRLTFNVQGMIQIVGATVRMAIPRYRRDLTSIRTSEWTEALFKVAPEVERKAVRFARLTILFHASLLVVSAVTGAWWISIVCTGFLFCGNWLAGLVGTPMHIGLMDGVPDFRMCVRSNRLDPFTSFLYWRMNWHTEHHMFAGVPCYNLKKLAREIAPDMPELRTLWQSWREMIDIEKRRRTEPGYQYQTPLPPTAQPAVLAEDQVATRKGERARMESSIGELAPVGQ; from the coding sequence ATGCAGCTTAAAGCGCCGGCGCGCGAGTTCCCGCCGCTGGAGCGGGTGCGCAGAGACCTGCGCGTCAAGTGGTACCGGTGCCCGATCGAGCCGGCGAAGCTGCGCGAGCTGATGCGGCGCAGCGACCTGCAGGGCGCCTTTCAGACCCTCGGCCACCTGGGGCTGTGGGCCGCCTGCGGCGCGGCGGTCGCCTGGTTCTTCACCCAGGGGACGTGGCTGTCGTTCGCGATCGCGCTGTGGTGCCAGGGCACGGTGGGCACCTTCCTCCGCGGCCTCGGCACCCACGAGCTCGGCCACGGCACCGTGTTCCGGACCAAGTGGCTCAACAAGTTCTTCCTGGTGCCGATGTCGATGCTGACCTGGTGGAGCTACCACGAGTACGCGATGAGCCACACCTACCACCACCGCTACACCCTGTACCCGGAGGGCGACCGCGAGGTGGTGCTGCCGATCGACCTGCCGCTGAAGCCGCTGCAGATCCTGCAACGGCTCACCTTCAACGTGCAGGGCATGATCCAGATCGTCGGCGCCACCGTGCGCATGGCCATTCCCCGCTACCGCCGCGACCTGACCAGCATCCGCACCAGCGAGTGGACCGAGGCGCTGTTCAAGGTGGCCCCCGAGGTGGAGCGCAAGGCGGTGCGCTTTGCCCGGCTGACCATCCTGTTCCACGCATCGCTGCTGGTGGTGTCGGCGGTGACCGGCGCCTGGTGGATTTCGATCGTGTGCACCGGCTTCCTGTTCTGCGGCAACTGGCTGGCCGGCCTGGTGGGCACCCCGATGCACATCGGGCTGATGGACGGGGTGCCCGACTTCCGCATGTGCGTGCGCTCCAACCGGCTGGATCCGTTCACGTCGTTCCTGTACTGGCGCATGAACTGGCACACCGAGCACCACATGTTCGCCGGCGTGCCGTGCTACAACCTGAAGAAGCTGGCGCGCGAGATCGCCCCCGACATGCCGGAGCTGCGCACCCTGTGGCAGAGCTGGCGGGAGATGATCGATATCGAGAAGCGCCGCCGCACCGAGCCCGGCTACCAGTACCAGACCCCGCTGCCGCCCACCGCGCAGCCCGCGGTGCTGGCCGAAGATCAGGTGGCCACCCGCAAGGGCGAGCGCGCCCGAATGGAGTCCTCGATCGGCGAACTTGCACCGGTGGGACAGTAG